From the genome of Xylocopilactobacillus apis:
TTTCACAAGTCTCTTTTTTTGTCTGTTCCTCACAAAATTCTTTTACTTTTTGCGGATCATAAAATTTTGCTTTCATTTTTCTAATCCTTTTTATAATATGGGCTCTCAAACCCCGCTGCGTTAAGTGGTAAGCCCTCGGCCCAGTCAACGGGCTGGCACATGATATCGCGCATCTCTTCGAGTGATCCAAAGCCATTTGGTACGTCAGTCACAATCTCGTCATGGATATGGAAAACAATTGGATAACCTGCTTCTTCGACTCTAAGCATTGCGTCTGCGAGCAGATCACGAGCTGTCGCTTGCACGATGTTTTCGACCAGCTTTCCGCCGTAAGTGTCAAGCTTGGTAAAGCCGACCTTGTCACCTTGACCGTCATACACAATTTTCGAACTGCCAAACTGATCTGGCTCTAGCCTTGGCTTTGCATACGCCAGTGATCTTCCAGACGGTAGCTTGATGAAAAGAAAGCCTTTCGACTTGTAAAAGCGAAGCCCCTTTTGTAGGTGGACAACACCACCACGGGTCAAAACTGTTTTGACCGCGGTTTCGCAGTCTCTCCAAAATTTCACAATTTTGAAGTTGGCTTCGCGCCATTTGTCGACGATTTCGGGAAGCTCTTCTTCCTTCATGCCCATCTTTAAAGCACCCATAGCTTTCATCGCCCCAACTGAACCTTGATAGCCAAGAGCCAAAGTTGCGATTTTTCCTTTTTGACGAGTTGCTTTGTCGATTTTATCCATCGGAATTTTAAACATTCTGCTGGCAGTTGACTCATAGATTTTCCCCGAAGTTCTAAAAATTTCGAGTGTCTCTTTTTCGTCCGCGTACCATGCGATCACCCGTGCTTCAATTGCTGAAAAGTCACAGACAATCAAGCGATGACCTTCACTCGCGACTAGGCCTGTTCTAATCAGCTGTTTTAAGACGTCAGGTACGTCATCATATAAGATTTCAATATCATCGAGCCTTTTTTCTCGGACGAGCTCTCTCGCGGTGTCCAAATCTGACAAATAGTTTCTTGGAAGATTCTGGACTTGAAGCAGACGCCCAGCCCAACGGCCCGTTCTACTTGCCCCATAAAATTGGAGCAAGCCATGAAGCCGATCATCTGAGCACTTTGCGTCACGCATCATCAGATATTTTTTTGTTGATGACGTCGAAAAGCTAAGCTTAAGTCTTAAAGCTTCCGCGACGTTGTCAGGCAGATCACCTTTTGCAAGTCGGTCTTGCACGATTTCCTTGCCAAGCTTTTCAAAGGGATATCCTTGATCTGCTAGCCACTTTTTAACTTGTAGTAAAGAGTGCGGGTTGACCACGCCGGTTAAATCCTTGAACTTTTTTTCGTTTT
Proteins encoded in this window:
- a CDS encoding DNA polymerase; this encodes MAKQRLMIDIETYSEQDLPRVGLYKYSDDPSFDVLIFAYQVNHEETVVCDLTQDEIPIEIVEGIIEPDFIKTAWNAQFERVCLTHYLRRHGMYKSLEYLKPEAWRDPMVHARELGLPGSLKQCADYLKVDQVKDPRGARLISYFSKPAKPTKANGMRTRNLPEHDPEGWKTFLSYCGQDVRTESSVDDTIEVLETPEHEWKIWFMDQRINDRGVAVDSKLANGAIDMVEQGNEENEKKFKDLTGVVNPHSLLQVKKWLADQGYPFEKLGKEIVQDRLAKGDLPDNVAEALRLKLSFSTSSTKKYLMMRDAKCSDDRLHGLLQFYGASRTGRWAGRLLQVQNLPRNYLSDLDTARELVREKRLDDIEILYDDVPDVLKQLIRTGLVASEGHRLIVCDFSAIEARVIAWYADEKETLEIFRTSGKIYESTASRMFKIPMDKIDKATRQKGKIATLALGYQGSVGAMKAMGALKMGMKEEELPEIVDKWREANFKIVKFWRDCETAVKTVLTRGGVVHLQKGLRFYKSKGFLFIKLPSGRSLAYAKPRLEPDQFGSSKIVYDGQGDKVGFTKLDTYGGKLVENIVQATARDLLADAMLRVEEAGYPIVFHIHDEIVTDVPNGFGSLEEMRDIMCQPVDWAEGLPLNAAGFESPYYKKD